One genomic region from Nocardia vinacea encodes:
- a CDS encoding dihydrofolate reductase family protein: MRKITAGLFIALDGVVENPQDWHFPYFNEEMASAVDSQLGAADTLLLGRKTYEGFAGAWPEREAAGDVDAEMAKKLGDARKIVVTHQDLTFTWRNSEVLKGDLAEAVAALKDEPGDAPIGISGSVSVVRQLLELGLLDELHLLVHPIAVRKGLRLFEETDAALPLQLLSSNTFETGVVHLVYAKAAAEGTEGYEYAKQFLPQED, translated from the coding sequence ATGCGGAAAATCACCGCCGGACTGTTCATCGCACTCGACGGCGTTGTCGAGAACCCCCAGGATTGGCACTTCCCGTACTTCAACGAGGAGATGGCCTCGGCCGTCGACAGTCAGCTCGGCGCGGCCGATACGCTGCTGTTGGGACGCAAGACCTACGAGGGGTTCGCCGGGGCATGGCCGGAGCGGGAGGCCGCGGGCGATGTGGACGCCGAGATGGCCAAGAAGCTCGGCGACGCGCGCAAGATCGTGGTCACGCATCAGGATCTCACCTTCACCTGGCGCAATTCCGAAGTGCTGAAAGGTGATCTGGCAGAGGCCGTCGCGGCGTTGAAGGATGAGCCCGGCGACGCACCCATCGGCATCAGCGGATCGGTATCCGTTGTCCGCCAACTGCTCGAGCTCGGACTCTTGGACGAACTGCACCTGCTGGTGCACCCGATCGCGGTGCGCAAGGGCTTGCGATTGTTCGAGGAGACCGACGCTGCGCTTCCACTGCAACTGCTTTCGTCCAACACCTTCGAAACCGGTGTCGTCCACCTGGTGTACGCCAAGGCGGCTGCCGAAGGTACCGAAGGGTACGAGTACGCGAAACAGTTCCTGCCCCAAGAGGATTGA
- a CDS encoding glycoside hydrolase family 19 protein, whose amino-acid sequence MGSQYDPVTDDPWAGAQYGLLPPKEQKPTVSPVVAEARAQIDKLAAPPGASDAVQRTVELARTAFRLAVDQLGTGNPSDALDLTAQLDAANLYDVANKSVVTAHYNTKSAKIAELTTGLKERDTKLSGKVGDVAGDNAKMAKEIRDEAQMLGLVLQAASLAISARSGKLTASEEKSLLTDIVTRVLHVEKDFRDLLGTNSDRAEQISPVTLEQLEKIFPDTPKSKLARYLPYLDQAMRDYGIDTPKRAAAFLAQVGVETDNLKTLEEYGDKAYFERNYGARKDLGNERPSDGANFHGRGALQLTGRTNYRKASDALEVDFVGNPDRAKDPKYAFATAGWYWDSKDLNDDADKSDIDAITHAINGGSNGSAERNENYSRARKVLDAE is encoded by the coding sequence ATGGGCTCCCAGTACGACCCGGTCACCGATGATCCTTGGGCGGGAGCGCAATACGGACTGCTACCGCCGAAAGAGCAAAAGCCGACCGTATCGCCAGTGGTGGCGGAGGCGCGCGCGCAGATCGATAAGCTCGCCGCTCCGCCGGGTGCGTCGGACGCCGTGCAACGCACGGTCGAACTCGCTCGGACGGCATTTCGATTGGCGGTCGACCAACTCGGCACCGGAAACCCCTCCGATGCCCTTGATCTGACGGCTCAGCTCGATGCGGCGAACCTCTACGATGTGGCCAATAAGTCTGTAGTGACCGCGCATTACAATACGAAATCGGCGAAAATCGCAGAGCTGACCACTGGTTTGAAAGAGCGGGATACCAAGCTCTCCGGCAAGGTTGGCGATGTCGCGGGCGATAACGCGAAGATGGCCAAGGAGATCCGGGACGAAGCGCAAATGCTGGGGTTGGTACTGCAGGCGGCCTCGTTGGCGATCTCCGCGCGATCGGGCAAGCTGACGGCGAGTGAGGAAAAGTCGCTGTTGACCGACATTGTCACGCGGGTCCTGCATGTGGAGAAGGACTTCCGCGACCTTCTCGGAACCAATTCGGACCGGGCTGAGCAGATTAGCCCCGTAACACTGGAACAACTCGAGAAGATTTTCCCCGACACACCCAAGAGTAAACTAGCGAGGTATCTCCCCTACCTCGATCAGGCGATGCGTGACTACGGGATCGACACGCCCAAACGTGCGGCCGCTTTCCTTGCACAGGTCGGAGTGGAGACCGACAATCTGAAAACCCTCGAAGAATACGGTGACAAGGCCTACTTCGAGCGGAACTACGGGGCGCGCAAGGACCTCGGAAACGAGCGGCCCAGTGACGGCGCAAACTTTCACGGTCGCGGCGCTCTGCAATTGACCGGGCGCACCAACTACCGGAAGGCAAGCGATGCCCTCGAGGTCGATTTCGTCGGAAACCCCGACCGGGCCAAAGACCCGAAGTACGCCTTCGCTACTGCGGGATGGTACTGGGACTCAAAGGATTTGAACGACGACGCAGATAAATCGGATATTGACGCGATCACACATGCGATCAATGGCGGAAGCAACGGGAGCGCGGAGCGCAACGAGAATTACAGCCGCGCGCGTAAGGTCCTCGACGCAGAATGA
- a CDS encoding amino acid permease, translated as MTEATTPSDDERRLAELGYKQELARSWSGFSNFAISFTIVSILTGGLASYGIGLANGGPITMAWGWPLVSVMVLFVGLAMAELASAYPTSGGLYWWASELGGPVWGWFTGWFNLIGQIAVTAAIDYGAAIFTTAVLNVIGIDIGTDRTAIFLVFTAILILHAVLNAIGPHLSAVINNISAWWHVGGVAIFVVVLGFGASHHQSVGFVFTETVDNSAVGFGGVAFSFLLGLLHAQYTFTGYDASAHMSEETHDAARTAAKGIINTIVVSAVAGYLLIMAVTFAIPNLDDALDPTKNSGYPVIYILENSLNSFWSGLLLIIAAIAQLFCGYASVTSASRMLFAFSRDGAVPGSAYWSRLSARKVPVHAVLFISFFSFVLLIPSMLVPAENAPTAYAAATSVATIGLYIAYGIPILLRQLHGSRFHTGPWQLGPWYRPVGIIALIWIVLISLLFILPTDDRGYPWNSEFTWNTVNYAPITLVGVVGAIGIWWLASAKHWFTGPRRTVVDTGKSEAPVQA; from the coding sequence ATGACCGAAGCCACCACACCATCCGATGACGAACGGCGCCTCGCCGAACTCGGCTACAAACAGGAATTGGCCAGATCCTGGTCCGGATTCTCCAACTTCGCCATCAGCTTCACCATCGTCTCCATCCTGACCGGCGGATTGGCCAGTTATGGCATCGGTCTGGCCAACGGCGGCCCGATCACCATGGCGTGGGGCTGGCCGCTGGTCTCGGTCATGGTGTTGTTCGTGGGCCTGGCGATGGCCGAATTGGCCTCGGCCTACCCGACTTCCGGCGGTCTGTACTGGTGGGCGTCCGAATTGGGCGGTCCGGTCTGGGGCTGGTTCACCGGGTGGTTCAACCTGATCGGCCAGATCGCGGTGACCGCCGCCATCGACTACGGCGCGGCCATCTTCACCACCGCGGTGCTCAATGTGATCGGCATCGATATCGGAACCGACCGCACCGCAATCTTTTTGGTCTTCACCGCGATCCTGATCCTGCACGCCGTACTGAATGCGATCGGCCCGCATCTGTCCGCGGTGATCAACAATATCTCCGCTTGGTGGCATGTCGGCGGTGTGGCGATCTTCGTCGTGGTACTCGGGTTCGGCGCGAGCCACCATCAGAGCGTCGGCTTCGTCTTCACCGAAACTGTCGACAACAGCGCGGTCGGCTTCGGCGGGGTGGCGTTCAGTTTCCTGCTCGGATTGCTGCACGCGCAGTACACGTTCACCGGGTACGACGCATCGGCGCATATGTCGGAGGAAACCCACGATGCCGCGCGGACGGCGGCCAAAGGCATCATCAATACCATTGTCGTCTCGGCCGTTGCCGGATATCTGCTCATCATGGCGGTGACCTTCGCCATTCCGAATCTCGACGATGCCCTGGATCCGACGAAGAACAGCGGTTACCCGGTGATCTACATCCTGGAGAACTCGCTGAATTCGTTCTGGTCCGGGCTGCTGCTGATCATCGCCGCGATCGCGCAGCTGTTCTGCGGCTACGCCTCGGTCACCTCGGCCTCACGCATGCTGTTCGCCTTCTCCCGTGACGGCGCGGTGCCGGGATCGGCCTACTGGTCCCGACTTTCGGCCCGCAAGGTGCCGGTGCACGCGGTGCTGTTCATCTCGTTCTTCTCGTTCGTCCTGCTGATCCCATCGATGCTCGTGCCCGCGGAAAACGCGCCTACCGCCTACGCGGCAGCGACCTCCGTCGCGACCATCGGCCTCTACATCGCCTACGGCATCCCGATCCTGTTACGCCAACTGCATGGCAGCCGATTCCACACCGGCCCTTGGCAACTCGGCCCGTGGTATCGACCCGTCGGCATCATCGCCCTGATCTGGATCGTGCTGATCAGCCTGCTGTTCATCCTGCCGACCGATGACCGCGGCTATCCGTGGAACAGCGAGTTCACTTGGAACACCGTCAATTACGCACCGATCACCCTGGTCGGTGTGGTGGGCGCGATCGGCATCTGGTGGCTCGCATCGGCCAAACACTGGTTTACCGGCCCCAGGCGAACGGTCGTCGACACCGGCAAGTCCGAGGCACCCGTACAGGCCTGA
- a CDS encoding protein kinase domain-containing protein, translating into MTDNDPLPTRREVVTPAAAELTAVGFEDAVEIGHGGFGVVYRCWQPKLDRTVAVKILTAELDEDNQARFVREQHATGRLTGHPNIVTVLEAGTTESGRPYLVMPYHPLGSLDGWIRENGPLPLEKVAQIGVKIAGALASAHRLGIVHRDVKPGNILLTEYGEPALTDFGIAHITGGFQTTASIVTGSPAFTAPEVLEGDDPTPAADVYGLGATLFCALTGHAAFERRSGENMVAQFVRITTQPVPDLQENGIPEDVSAVVATAMSRDRKERPSAAALGETFRQLQQRHGFAVGEMAVGGEPNLEEPDQKPPMRAARKRTAATRDHSGNLPLELTSFINRRTEVSELKNLLSSARLVTLTGTGGVGKTRLALRAASSARRGFADGVWSIELADVSDPALLVDVVAATLGVRNESATPLLEVLIDFLSSRETLLVLDNCEQIVEAVAKLTETLLRTSPELRILTTSREPLNIAGEAVLRVAPLSVPDPDREPTLVGLPGFDAVKLFADRAAAAVPGFELDEDNKSAVAWICARLDGLPLAIELAAARMRTMSPQQILARLTDRYTLLTRGSRTAPTRQQTLRWSIDWSYELCTGTEQRLWARMSVFAGSFELDAIEQICGTDLAPDTPLDVLSSLVDKSILIREESDTVVRFRMLETIRDYGREKLRESGEHTELRRRHRDWYRQLALDAEAGWISARQLDWIIRLERELPNLREALESCLSEDTQEAAEAGLRTTAALYDFWSLCGLYGEGRSWIDRVLAHPGAQPALDRIKAFCVGCQLAAPQGDIQSAAALLQQGRVLAEQAPAPAIQAQIAYATALLALASGETVNVASSLEHDIETLSWDRTGALYIGTLTVLGWAYELRGDMTRATEYYRRVFSITEAQGELLYRSAALRGLGVAAWQQGEREKAQQLLEEALRVNRRPNSPVLTAFSLEALAWIVADQGDADRAAVLLGTAQGIWLVGSSVGAVFPDMARFHENCEQTARRTLGTRGFDAAFRQGQAMGIGAAVTYALGEQPADTARASTKLTKRELQVADLVAQGLSNKQIATKFVISQRTAEGHVEHILTKLGFTSRSQIAAWIVEESKQESL; encoded by the coding sequence ATGACTGATAATGATCCGCTGCCGACGCGCCGTGAGGTGGTGACGCCCGCAGCGGCGGAGTTGACTGCGGTTGGTTTCGAGGACGCCGTGGAAATCGGACACGGCGGTTTCGGGGTGGTGTATCGCTGCTGGCAGCCGAAGTTGGATCGGACGGTGGCGGTGAAGATTCTGACCGCGGAACTGGACGAAGACAATCAGGCGCGGTTTGTGCGGGAGCAGCACGCGACGGGCCGGTTGACCGGGCATCCGAACATCGTCACCGTGCTCGAGGCCGGTACCACCGAGAGCGGGCGGCCCTATCTCGTGATGCCGTATCACCCGCTGGGTTCCCTGGACGGATGGATCCGCGAGAATGGACCGCTTCCTTTGGAGAAGGTGGCGCAGATCGGGGTGAAGATCGCTGGGGCACTGGCCAGCGCGCATCGGCTCGGAATCGTGCATCGGGACGTGAAACCGGGAAACATTCTGCTCACCGAATACGGTGAACCAGCCCTGACCGATTTCGGTATCGCCCACATCACCGGTGGGTTCCAGACGACCGCCAGCATCGTGACCGGATCACCGGCATTCACCGCACCGGAAGTGCTCGAAGGCGACGATCCGACCCCGGCCGCGGACGTCTACGGGCTCGGCGCCACCCTGTTCTGCGCACTGACCGGGCACGCCGCGTTCGAGCGGCGTAGCGGTGAGAACATGGTCGCGCAGTTTGTCCGGATCACCACCCAGCCGGTGCCCGACCTGCAGGAGAACGGCATCCCCGAGGACGTGTCGGCGGTGGTGGCAACAGCGATGAGCCGCGACCGCAAGGAGCGGCCGTCGGCGGCGGCGCTGGGGGAGACATTTCGGCAACTGCAGCAGCGCCACGGGTTCGCGGTGGGCGAGATGGCGGTGGGGGGCGAACCGAATCTCGAGGAGCCCGACCAGAAGCCACCGATGCGGGCAGCGCGCAAGCGGACAGCGGCTACTCGGGACCACAGCGGCAATCTGCCGCTCGAGCTGACCAGCTTCATCAATCGACGCACCGAGGTATCGGAGCTGAAGAATCTGCTGTCGAGCGCGCGGCTGGTGACATTGACCGGGACCGGAGGTGTCGGCAAGACGCGACTGGCGCTGCGGGCCGCATCCAGTGCGCGACGCGGTTTCGCCGACGGTGTGTGGTCGATCGAACTGGCCGATGTGTCCGATCCGGCGCTGCTGGTCGACGTGGTGGCGGCCACGCTCGGTGTGCGCAACGAGTCGGCCACCCCGTTGCTCGAGGTTCTGATCGACTTCCTGAGTTCGCGAGAAACACTGCTCGTTCTGGACAACTGCGAGCAGATCGTGGAGGCCGTGGCCAAGCTGACCGAGACGTTGCTGCGGACTTCTCCGGAGCTGCGGATTCTCACCACCAGCCGCGAACCTCTGAATATCGCCGGGGAAGCGGTACTGCGGGTGGCACCACTGTCGGTCCCCGACCCCGACCGAGAGCCGACGCTGGTAGGGCTGCCCGGTTTCGATGCGGTGAAATTGTTCGCCGACCGCGCTGCGGCAGCGGTGCCGGGTTTCGAGCTCGATGAGGACAACAAGTCCGCCGTGGCCTGGATTTGTGCGCGGCTGGACGGTTTGCCGCTGGCAATCGAGCTGGCCGCGGCCCGAATGCGCACGATGTCACCGCAGCAGATCCTGGCCCGGCTCACCGACCGGTACACGCTGCTCACCCGCGGCAGTCGTACAGCCCCGACACGGCAGCAGACGCTGCGATGGAGCATCGACTGGAGCTACGAGTTGTGCACCGGGACCGAACAGCGACTATGGGCCCGGATGTCGGTGTTCGCCGGCAGCTTCGAACTCGACGCCATCGAGCAGATATGTGGCACAGACCTGGCACCGGACACGCCGCTCGATGTGCTTTCCTCCCTGGTGGACAAGTCCATCCTGATCCGGGAGGAATCGGACACCGTCGTGCGTTTCCGCATGCTCGAGACAATTCGCGACTACGGCCGGGAAAAGCTACGAGAGTCCGGCGAACACACCGAGCTGCGCCGACGGCACCGTGACTGGTATCGGCAGTTGGCGCTGGACGCGGAAGCCGGGTGGATCAGCGCCCGGCAGCTCGACTGGATCATCCGCCTCGAACGCGAACTACCCAACCTGCGCGAAGCGCTCGAATCCTGCCTGTCCGAGGACACCCAGGAAGCAGCTGAAGCAGGGCTGCGCACCACAGCCGCACTGTACGATTTCTGGAGCTTATGCGGTCTGTATGGGGAAGGCCGATCCTGGATCGACCGCGTTCTTGCTCACCCTGGCGCGCAACCGGCACTCGACCGCATCAAGGCGTTCTGCGTCGGCTGCCAACTGGCCGCGCCGCAGGGGGATATCCAGTCCGCGGCCGCCCTTCTGCAGCAGGGACGAGTGCTCGCCGAACAGGCCCCCGCCCCCGCGATCCAGGCGCAGATCGCCTACGCGACCGCCCTTCTCGCACTCGCTAGCGGCGAAACGGTCAACGTAGCGTCGTCCCTCGAACATGACATCGAGACACTCAGCTGGGACAGGACCGGGGCTCTCTACATCGGTACCCTGACCGTCCTCGGCTGGGCATATGAGCTACGCGGCGACATGACTCGAGCAACCGAGTATTATCGCCGGGTATTTTCCATCACCGAAGCGCAGGGCGAACTGCTCTATCGATCGGCTGCGCTACGCGGATTGGGCGTGGCTGCATGGCAGCAAGGCGAGCGGGAGAAAGCCCAACAGCTGCTCGAGGAAGCGCTGCGAGTCAACCGGCGGCCGAATAGCCCGGTGCTCACCGCATTCAGTCTCGAGGCGCTGGCCTGGATTGTTGCCGACCAGGGCGACGCTGATCGCGCGGCCGTGCTGCTGGGAACCGCGCAAGGAATCTGGCTCGTAGGGAGCAGCGTTGGAGCCGTCTTCCCGGACATGGCGCGCTTTCACGAAAACTGTGAGCAGACAGCGCGGCGCACCCTCGGCACCCGCGGATTCGACGCGGCCTTCCGCCAAGGCCAGGCGATGGGTATCGGCGCCGCTGTCACGTACGCACTCGGGGAACAGCCCGCCGATACGGCGCGCGCATCCACGAAATTGACCAAGCGTGAACTGCAGGTCGCCGACCTTGTTGCCCAGGGGCTCAGCAACAAGCAGATCGCCACCAAATTCGTGATCTCGCAACGCACCGCCGAAGGCCACGTCGAACACATCCTCACCAAACTCGGCTTCACCTCGCGCTCTCAGATCGCGGCCTGGATCGTGGAGGAATCCAAACAAGAGAGTCTTTGA
- a CDS encoding NAD(P)/FAD-dependent oxidoreductase, with protein sequence MRSSYDAVVVGGGHNGLVAAAYLARAGRSVLVLERQEHTGGAAVSARVFPGVDARLSRYSYLVSLLPRQIVEELGLRFATRRRRISSYTPVGDGGLLVDTGSEARTRESFVRLTGSDRDFRAWQEFYGATGRLAQRVFPTLTQPLPTRSELERVVDDPATWSALFERPLGETVESTFVDDTVRGVVLTDALIGTFTHAHDPELCQNRCFLYHVIGGGTGDWDVPIGGMGALTDALADAVRAAGAELITGCAVTGVESDDFTAEVRYEDGVISARHVLVNAAPHELARLLGIPGEPKPEGSQLKVNMVLRRLPRLRDVSTDPHEAFAGTFHIAESYSQLEQAYREASGGRIPSAPPSEIYCHTLTDPSILASDSDLHTLTLFGLHTPARLFESDPEAAKAMAVKAALAQLDAVLAEPLVDCLALDEDGAPCIEAKSPVDLEREVGLPGGHIFHRDLAFPYRSDEADTPAARWGVATDVPNVFICGAGAIRGGGVSGIPGHNAAMAVLETR encoded by the coding sequence ATGCGCTCCTCCTATGACGCGGTGGTGGTCGGTGGTGGTCACAATGGGCTGGTGGCCGCCGCATACCTGGCGCGAGCCGGGCGTTCGGTGCTGGTGCTGGAGCGGCAGGAGCACACCGGTGGGGCCGCGGTTTCGGCGCGGGTGTTTCCGGGCGTCGATGCGCGATTGTCGCGGTATTCGTATCTGGTGAGCCTGCTGCCGCGGCAGATCGTCGAGGAACTCGGGCTGCGGTTCGCGACGCGGCGTCGGCGGATCTCCTCGTATACGCCGGTCGGGGACGGTGGACTGCTGGTCGATACCGGTTCCGAGGCCAGGACCAGGGAGAGCTTCGTGCGGCTCACCGGATCGGACCGGGATTTCCGAGCGTGGCAGGAGTTCTACGGCGCGACCGGGCGGCTCGCGCAGCGGGTGTTTCCGACGCTGACGCAACCGTTGCCGACGCGGTCGGAGCTCGAGCGGGTTGTCGACGATCCCGCCACCTGGTCGGCGCTGTTCGAGCGGCCGCTGGGGGAGACGGTCGAGTCGACCTTTGTCGACGACACCGTGCGCGGGGTCGTACTCACCGACGCACTCATCGGGACCTTCACCCATGCGCACGATCCTGAGCTGTGCCAGAACCGGTGCTTCCTCTATCACGTGATCGGTGGCGGCACCGGCGACTGGGATGTGCCGATCGGCGGTATGGGCGCACTCACCGACGCACTCGCCGACGCGGTTCGCGCCGCCGGTGCGGAGCTGATCACCGGCTGTGCCGTGACCGGGGTCGAATCCGACGATTTCACAGCCGAAGTGCGCTATGAGGACGGTGTGATCAGTGCGCGGCATGTGCTCGTCAATGCGGCACCGCATGAGCTCGCGCGGCTGCTCGGCATACCAGGGGAGCCGAAACCCGAAGGCTCCCAACTGAAAGTGAATATGGTGCTGCGGCGGTTACCTCGGCTGCGCGACGTTTCGACAGATCCGCACGAGGCATTCGCCGGGACATTTCATATCGCCGAATCGTATTCGCAACTGGAGCAGGCATATCGGGAGGCGTCCGGCGGACGGATCCCGTCGGCCCCACCATCGGAGATCTACTGTCACACCCTCACCGATCCCTCGATCCTGGCGTCAGACTCCGATCTGCACACCCTCACACTTTTCGGATTACACACTCCGGCAAGGCTTTTCGAGTCCGATCCGGAGGCGGCGAAGGCGATGGCCGTGAAAGCCGCACTGGCCCAACTGGATGCGGTACTCGCCGAACCGCTTGTCGATTGCCTGGCCCTCGACGAGGATGGCGCACCCTGTATCGAGGCCAAGTCACCGGTAGACCTGGAACGTGAGGTGGGTCTCCCCGGCGGGCATATCTTCCACCGAGACCTGGCCTTCCCTTATCGCTCCGACGAAGCCGATACTCCGGCGGCTCGCTGGGGTGTGGCTACCGACGTCCCCAACGTCTTCATCTGCGGTGCGGGCGCGATTCGTGGCGGCGGTGTCAGCGGTATCCCCGGTCACAATGCCGCCATGGCGGTTCTCGAAACGCGCTGA
- a CDS encoding ATP-binding protein: MSVEIDFRAVFESAPGLYLVLDADLCIVAVTDAYVAATMTERQDILGKSIFEAFPDNPDDPTAEGVRNLRVSLERVLRDRITDAMPVQRYDIRKPDGAFEPRFWSPTNSPVLGTAGELRYVIHRVEDVTDFIRLEASDAAKQEETAALRASSREMEQEVFARAREVAETSRQLKEANVELAQLYARAKELDELKSQFVANISHELRTPLMLILAPTQKLLDRCGPADRDELELILRNARILQRQIDDLLDASKLESGAIRPDYAWIDVTEQVRLGSAFFESMAVDRGIRLAVDAPQPVPAALDPEHLQRILLNLLSNAFKFVPEGGMIRCTVRPAGDDVVIEIADSGPGIPASHRTAVFERFRQVDGAATRAVGGTGLGLSIVRDLVRLQHGDITITDAPEGGTMIVIELPRAAPPGTPVRHSATEPTPIRAGNAADALIAELTPESGDRTTHPDTGSDESEPKPSVIVVEDNADLNALMREALSESYRVTAADNGGMGLLLARAHRPDLILCDLMMPGMSGDELLHEIRTDHELRNTPVLIVSARADERSRLDLLRAGANDFLRKPFEVAELRARVDNLVNLRLAETQLRALRIINERDRIAHELHRTVIDQLFGIGMRLSGIRPLARAPAVATRIDDAVQELDAVIDHIRDTVAELASEVEKETPFRTEIMELASEAAEALGAQSQVGFTGPVNDLDPALTSAALEVVARVLRTMRQRAVAEDIRVNVILDDRQLAIVMHEITWTPTDLALSNHEPEPLSETLVGYGANLTVTTPIPTETAWSLTIPRADQALSE; encoded by the coding sequence GTGTCCGTGGAAATCGATTTCCGCGCCGTGTTCGAGTCCGCACCAGGTCTGTACCTGGTACTCGACGCCGACCTGTGTATCGTCGCGGTGACCGACGCATATGTCGCCGCGACGATGACCGAACGACAGGACATCCTCGGGAAGAGCATTTTCGAGGCATTTCCGGACAATCCGGACGATCCGACGGCCGAAGGCGTCCGTAACCTGCGGGTATCGCTGGAACGGGTGCTGCGTGACCGGATCACCGATGCGATGCCGGTTCAGCGCTACGACATCCGCAAGCCCGACGGCGCCTTCGAACCGCGATTCTGGAGTCCGACCAACTCCCCGGTCCTCGGCACCGCAGGCGAGCTGCGCTATGTCATCCACCGCGTCGAGGATGTCACCGATTTCATCCGGCTCGAAGCATCCGACGCGGCGAAACAAGAGGAAACGGCCGCGCTGCGGGCTTCGAGCCGGGAAATGGAACAGGAGGTGTTCGCCCGAGCCCGTGAGGTCGCCGAAACCAGCAGGCAGCTCAAGGAGGCCAATGTCGAGCTGGCTCAGTTGTACGCTCGCGCGAAGGAACTGGACGAACTGAAGAGCCAGTTCGTCGCCAATATCAGCCACGAGCTGCGAACCCCGCTCATGTTGATCTTGGCGCCGACACAAAAGTTGCTCGACCGGTGCGGGCCGGCCGACCGCGATGAGCTCGAGCTGATCCTGCGCAATGCGCGCATACTGCAGCGTCAGATCGACGATCTGCTCGACGCCTCGAAGCTGGAGTCGGGTGCGATACGACCCGACTATGCCTGGATCGATGTCACCGAGCAGGTGCGGCTCGGCTCGGCCTTCTTCGAGTCCATGGCGGTTGACCGCGGCATCCGCCTGGCCGTCGACGCGCCGCAGCCCGTCCCCGCCGCACTCGATCCCGAACACCTGCAGCGCATTCTGCTGAACCTGCTGTCCAACGCCTTCAAGTTCGTACCCGAAGGCGGCATGATCCGCTGCACCGTACGTCCTGCCGGTGACGATGTGGTCATCGAGATCGCCGATAGCGGCCCCGGCATACCGGCATCGCACCGTACCGCGGTCTTCGAGCGGTTCCGCCAAGTCGATGGCGCGGCGACCCGCGCGGTGGGCGGCACGGGTTTGGGCCTCAGCATCGTCCGTGACCTGGTGCGCCTGCAGCATGGGGATATCACTATCACCGACGCACCGGAGGGCGGCACGATGATCGTGATCGAGCTGCCGCGAGCCGCCCCACCGGGCACCCCGGTCCGCCACTCGGCCACCGAGCCCACACCGATTCGGGCAGGTAACGCCGCCGACGCGCTGATCGCGGAGCTGACGCCCGAAAGCGGCGACCGCACCACACACCCGGATACCGGATCGGATGAGTCGGAACCGAAGCCGTCGGTCATTGTCGTCGAGGACAACGCCGACCTCAACGCCCTGATGCGGGAAGCGCTTTCCGAGTCCTATCGGGTCACCGCCGCCGACAACGGCGGCATGGGACTGCTGCTCGCCCGAGCACACCGGCCGGATCTGATCCTGTGCGACCTCATGATGCCGGGCATGAGCGGCGACGAACTTCTGCACGAGATCCGCACCGACCACGAGCTGCGCAACACCCCGGTACTCATCGTCAGCGCACGCGCAGACGAGCGGTCGCGGCTGGATCTGCTGCGTGCCGGTGCCAACGACTTCCTGCGGAAACCATTCGAGGTCGCCGAACTCCGAGCACGGGTGGACAATCTGGTGAACCTCCGGCTGGCCGAGACACAACTGCGAGCCTTGCGGATCATCAATGAACGCGACCGCATCGCCCACGAACTGCACCGAACGGTGATCGATCAACTGTTCGGCATCGGGATGCGATTGAGCGGGATCCGTCCCCTGGCCCGCGCGCCGGCCGTTGCCACCCGCATCGACGATGCGGTCCAAGAACTCGACGCCGTCATCGATCACATCCGCGACACCGTCGCGGAACTCGCCTCGGAAGTCGAAAAGGAGACCCCATTCCGCACGGAGATCATGGAACTCGCCAGCGAGGCCGCCGAGGCACTCGGCGCACAGTCCCAAGTCGGCTTCACCGGACCGGTCAACGATCTCGATCCCGCTCTCACATCCGCAGCGCTCGAAGTCGTAGCGCGGGTACTGCGGACAATGCGCCAGCGGGCAGTCGCCGAGGATATCCGAGTCAACGTCATCCTCGACGACCGCCAACTTGCCATCGTCATGCACGAAATCACTTGGACGCCAACTGATCTCGCATTATCGAACCATGAGCCCGAACCATTGTCGGAAACACTTGTCGGCTACGGCGCAAACCTGACAGTCACTACGCCCATACCCACCGAAACCGCCTGGTCCTTGACTATCCCCCGCGCCGACCAGGCGCTATCTGAGTAG